In Marasmius oreades isolate 03SP1 chromosome 3, whole genome shotgun sequence, a single window of DNA contains:
- a CDS encoding uncharacterized protein (CAZy:AA7) gives MGNTPSTSVFEACVRSALPGSAISVPTDLFYDLNAVKAYNKAYDITPVAVVRPSTTDEVSKAVKCATDNAVKVQARSGGHSYGDYSIGGVSGALVVDMVNFQQFSMDEATGHAIIGSGTLLEDVTTRLHNAGGRAMAHGTCPQVGIGGHATIGGLGPVSRLWGSALDHIIEAEVVLANGTVVRTNQDTHPEVLFAVKGAGASFGVVTEFKVITHPEPTEMTKYSYTIALGSHKNMANTFAAWQNIISQPDLTRKLASQLIVFEWGMVIEGTYFGPQSEFDALKFDEQLGKNATSKSVTLDNWMGTVANWAETEALALLGGVSAPFYSKSLAFRNDTLIPSNAIQSLFELFDSSNKGTALWFAIFDLEGGATNDIAMDATAYAHRDALFYIQTYAVGLLGVEDRTRQYLNDINNLIESSIPNAKLGAYAGYVDPYLKDGQQQYWGSNYPRLQQIKKELDPKDTFHNPQSVVAA, from the exons ATGGGCAACACACCCTCCACTTCAGTCTTCGAGGCCTGCGTGCGCTCTGCCCTCCCAGGAAGCGCCATTTCTGTTCCAACCGACCTATTCTACGACTTGAACGCGGTCAAAGCTTACAACAAGGCTTACGATATTACCCCGGTCGCCGTTGTAAGGCCCAGTACGACCGACGAGGTTTCGAAGGCGGTCAAATGTGCAACAGACAACGCTGTCAAGGTCCAGG CAAGAAGCGGTGgtcacagctacggggactatTCGATTGGTGGAGTGAGTGGAGCTTTGGTGGTTGACATGGTTAATTTCCAGCAG TTTTCCATGGACGAAGCGACGGGTCATGCCATAATTGGGTCTGGAACACTGCTAGAAGATGTTACAACACGATTGCACAATGCCGGTGGACGCGCTATGGCTCATGGAACTTGCCCTCAG GTCGGAATCGGTGGACACGCGACAATCGGTGGTTTAGGCCCAGTTTCACGTTTATGGGGTTCTGCGTTGGATCACATCATTGAAGCCGAAGTCGTGCTAGCAAACGGAACGGTGGTGCGCACGAATCAGGACACCCATCCAGAGGTTCTCTTT GCCGTGAAGGGTGCAGGAGCCTCTTTTGGCGTTGTCACCGAATTCAAGGTGATCACCCATCCTGAACCAACAGAGATGACCAAATACTCCTACACGATCGC GCTCGGTTCCCACAAGAACATGGCAAACACATTCGCTGCATGGCAGAACATCATCTCCCAACCAGACTTGACGCGAAAACTCGCGTCTCAACTTATCGTATTCGAATGGGGAATGGTCATTGAGG GGACCTATTTCGGCCCCCAGTCTGAATTCGATGCGCTCAAGTTCGACGAGCAGCTTGGCAAGAACGCCACGAGTAAATCGGTGACCCTCGACAACTGGATGGGGACTGTTGCGAATTGGGCCGAGACAGAGGCACTTGCACTGTTGGGTGGTGTT TCCGCACCGTTCTACTCGAAGAGCTTGGCGTTTCGGAACGATACGTTGATTCCTTCCAACGCGATCCAGTCACTGTTTGAGCTGTTTGATTCGTCGAATAAGGGTACTGCC CTCTGGTTCGCGATCTTCGATCTTGAAGGTGGTGCTACCAACGATATTGCCATGGACGCTACTGCATACGCCCACCGTGATGCTTTG TTCTATATCCAAACCTATGCTGTCGGACTTTTGGGAGTAGAAGACCGAACGAGACAATACCTCAACGACATCAACAACCTTATCGAGTCTTCTATACCCAATGCTAAATTGGGTGCCTACGCGGGATATGTCGACCCGTATTTGAAAGATGGACAGCAGCAGTATTGGGGTAGCAATTATCCGAGGTTGCAACAAATCAAGAAGGAGTTGGATCCGAAGGATACGTTCCATAACCCGCAGAGT